GGCCAGTGTCAAAATGCTTCCAACTTATGTCTGCTCCACTCCCGAGGGATCAGGTAGATAATCATTCTCAAGCACTTTGTAGATAAAATCCTGCTAATGTGAATAAAAGGTAATGTGCTGCTTGCCAGTGAAAGGCTGTGCGTGCTGCTCAGGTGTAACAGTATTGTGTGTATTGCTTCGTTGTGACAGAGGTGGGTGATTTCTTGGCTCTGGACTTGGGAGGCACAAACTTCCGTGTGATGCTGGTGAAAGTGGGTGAAGACGAGGAGAGAAGCTGGAAGGTGGAGACAACAAACCAAATGTACTCCATTCCTGAAGATGCCATGACAGGGACTGCAGAAATGGTTAGCAACTCTatttatatattcttttttttaattgccagCTATTTGTAGTTTCCTGTTAGTAGAGCTGAAATAGCTGTAAGGTGACTGTTCAAAACTGTCAGAGTGCCTAAAACCTTCTGAGAGACTGTAAACATGATGTGCTTTTGAAGTAAAAACTCTTAAAATGAATTATTGTGCCTTCAtgtcctctctttctctgtctctgcagcTATTTGACTACATAGCAGAGTGTATGTCAGACTTTTTGGACAAACACCATATCAAGCACAAGAAGCTTCCTTTGGGTTTTACCTTCTCCTTTCCAGTACGACATGAGGACCTTGACAAGGTAAGATGTAACGCTGTACATCAGACTTAACAGTactaaaatgagtaaaaatcacCCCAATCACCCTTTTCTCTGAGAAAAAAGATCATTTGATTCCCTTTTACATGCCAGATTCATAGATGCATCTGATTCTTCTGTAAAGTTTATATATTCAAAGATTGTCTTGTGTATTTTCACAGGGAATCCTGCTGAACTGGACCAAAGGTTTCAAGGCCTCTGGGGCAGAAGGGAACAATGTTGTTGGTTTGCTCAGAGATGCCATCAAGAGACGAGGGGTGAGTGACTGTGTACAAGTTTTCATTTTAGTAAACAACACAACTGCACCTGTATACAGCTGCATGACtctaatgctttttaatgtggTGCTGTTGTATAGGACATTGAGATGGACGTGGTTGCCATGGTGAATGACACAGTAGCCACCATGATCTCCTGCTACTATGAGGACCGCAGCTGTGAAGTTGGGATGATTGTTGGTAAGAAGTTGCATTCCTATATGCACTGATGGCACATAAACGtacacaaaaatgcacagaCTTTCAACTaaagtttgcattttttgctttttttcaccAGGCACTGGTTGCAATGCGTGCTACATGGAGGAGATGAGGACCGTGGAGCTGGTGGAAGGTGAAGAGGGTCGGATGTGCGTGAACACAGAGTGGGGGGCGTTCGGAGACAACGGCGAGCTGGAGGAGTTCAGGCTGGAGTACGACAGAGTGGTGGACGAGTCCTCGATTAACCCCGGGCAGCAGCTGTGAGTAAAAGGACGCGTTCAGCTCAAACACTCAGCACGGTCAAGTTCATACAGGAAAGCTCAACACGCACAAGCGCCCGTGACAAGACCGCTCATTAGTTATTAAAGCCCAAAGTGGTTGGCATGGAGTTCAGATTGTAATTTCGAACGTGCCACACACCCCCTCCCTTGCTCTCTTAGCATTTTTTCTACACTAATCATCCTTCTCTGGCAGTGCTCACCTGCCTCTCACCTGAGGTGTCTGTGTAGTTGCTATGCTACCTGCTGTTTTTCCTCAGGATGTTTGTAAATGGCTACGGCCCTCATACGTCAGCAGGCAGTCAGCAGGACGCGCTGTCAGATTAATGATCCCTCTTTGCCTAATGGTTGTTTGCACTGGTAGCCCCTTCACACAGACAACTGCTGAGCCCAGCCTCTTTAGCCTTGACGTTGCCCTCCTTACCGGCTCTCCTCCTTACCCAGCCCCTCACAGAGAAAATGACTTGTTTGCTGATGATACACATCATTTCACGACAGTTTTTAAAGTTCCCtctctcttgttttctttcGGCTTCCTGCAGGTATGAGAAGCTGATCAGCGGGAAGTATATGGGCGAGCTGGTGAGGCTTGTTCTGATGAAGCTGGTGAATGAAGATCTGCTGTTTAACGGCGAAGCCTCAGAGCTGCTGAAGACACGTGGCAGTTTTGAGACGCGTTATGTCTCACAGGTGGAGAGGTGAGCATCAGTGAATCTGGATGCAGTTTGTATTATTAACATTGCCTTAGAAAAGATAAGATCTTGTCAGACATTAATTGTACATGcaaacaatcaaaactatttatcTTAGTAACACTAACAGTAGAACTGGAAATACAATAATATCCAAAACTTCAGCGTACTACAGAATGTGTATTGTGCCTCTTCTTTAATATTTTgcttcctgattttttttttttcagtgatacCGGGGACAGGAAACAAATCTACAATATCCTGTCCTCTCTGGGTGTTCTGCCCTCAGAGCTGGACTGTGACATTGTGCATCTGGTCTGTGAGAGTGTTTCCACTCGCTCTGCTCACATGTGCGGCGCTGGACTGGCTGGTGTGATCAACCGGATGCGTGAGCGACGCTGCGAGGAATCCCTGAAAATCACAGTGGGGGTTGACGGATCTGTCTACAAGCTGCACCCATGGTGAGGGAGGCTGCGAGTTCTAGACCATGAAAAGAGCTTCATTTCTGAGTGTATTAGGTTACGTTATTATATACAGTCGAGTAATAGTAAATATTTTGATTATATGATTGGATTTACTTTTTCTAAATCATAAATCCAACCTAATAAAATCATGCTTCTGGTTATTTGAAGACGAAGGCTATTTGTTAACAAAAAATCAATCATATGTTGTACAATTGACATTAAATGCATCAAATAAGAATCAAGTAGCAGGCAATGTACCAATATTCAATCATAAAGGGGAAACCCATTGTGGAATAGCAAGAAAAAATGCCCTCTGCAGATTACAGTGCTTCCTTCACATCTCCTTTATGTAAACATACAGTGTATAGCTACAGGGACTCAGTGATTGCTTGTTTTCCTTATAGATTCACTTTTGAATTACACAGTTACTTAGGTAAACATTGGGGAGGATATGAAAATCACCAGAGGAGGTGGACAAATGGACACTTGACTGATTCTGACACATTGCTTCTGTTTCTCAGTTTCCGTGACAGGTTCCACAAAGTGGTCCGGGACCTCACgcctcactgtgacatcacctTCATCCAGTCAGAAGAGGGCAGCGGTCGTGGAGCAGCTCTAATCTCAGCAGTGGCCTGTAAGATGGCTGCATACATGCTGACGCAGTGAAAGGAGCTATGCGCTGAGCTGTCTCCAAGCAGAACGGTGGCCGAGAAAACCCAACTCTGACTGGAGAAGATTGTTGTCTTGTCATCCACGAGTATGCAGCTCAAGCCTCTTTCTGACTCCAAAGGGAAGCTGAGTACTCATCACTGGGAGATGTCAGGACAAGAAAGCATCAAACCACTTGTATTATAGACTGTGTTTGATAAACCAACTTGTAGCAATGAGTCATTTGAATGTTTCTGAACTGTAAGAACTGGTTTGTTGTTGCAACTAAAACATTATGTGGCATGAAAGCATCATTTAGCATACATGCTCCTTGTGTGTCGCCGTCTGTTCTGGTGTGGGCTGTAAGATATATTATTGATGATATAGTGTATTATGAGACCAGAGCCTGGTTGCTGTACAAGACAAGGATTTTGTAAATGCTTTTGTAAATTAAGAATAAATTAAATCCATTGCTTTGTTGTGTAATCCCTGTTTGAGAACTATTGTATTATTTCTTCGCtattgtatatttaaagaaCCGTTGTATTCTAGCCAGTATGGTGTCTTATGTGCATGATGCAACGTGCTTTGGATATGAATAAGCttgactgtaaataaaactgctcaaATAAAGTATTGCACTTTCACTTTGTGTTATTTCTCATTTGTCaactttacaaatttacaaaaagtGTCATTAAATTACATCAAAAAAACTAATATAATGCATTGCGAGGAAAGTAAAAGTCCACTAACACAATGATATAATTAAAGCTAGTGGTCCCAATGTAACATTAATGGAGCAAAAGCTGTCAAACTTTTAGTGAAAAAATATCTTCTTTCCACAGCTATTATCATGCTGGCCTTTGTGAAAATAGATCTCCTCGTGTTAATATAACCCATTAACAGTACAATACAAAGGTTTTAGGAACTTTATATTAACTTTGCAACCATCTGGAAGGCATCTGATTGTTCTCACATTCATTTACCAGCACGACAATGAGCCAAAACATACAGCCACAGTAATAAAGAGCAACAAGAAGAACAATGAGCCCTGCAAAAGATGGCATGACCTCCACATCTCAACATCATGGAGTCAGTAtggaaataaatgtagaaacaaAAAGCACGCAGAATAAATCTACAGAAGAAATGGGGAAAGTTGTCCAAGATGCTTGGAAAAACCAACCCATCAAGTACCTTGAAAAATCCCAGTGTCTGGaagattttgcatttctttaaggGCAAAGGGTGGTTAAGATTGAGACAATTGGTCCAAGCTAATGttctgatttttcatttttatttacacaaaGTTTTCAAATGAGAAAGGAATGAAGTTAAAAGAAATGTATGAGCAAAGTGCACGACTGAAGTAAAAGATAGCCCACACATCTTTCTGTCCATGACTTTATCAAATCTAATTTGACATGGGATTATTCTATTTGTGCAAAAACCAGCTTAAGGTCTGCTGAGCTGCATAATGCAATTTCATTTTGCAcataaaacatacataaaatgtTAAGCTTTAGAGTGTGATTTGACCTCTATAGTGTAATTTTGTTTGAGTCACTGTCAAACGTCAGAGGTCACTTTCCCTTGTCTCCTCTCCCCCTTCTCTCTTCATATCTCTGTTTTCCAGCCCAGAGGAATCCTGACTGCCTCACCTCTTATCAGGTTCTCTCAGCGACACACCGAGAGCAGCCTTGGCCATGTAAGGGTCTGTGCTGCCCATCGCAGGCTATTATAGGAGGGCAGAAGATAAGATGGGTCGTACATAAAACCCACCCCAGCATCACACCTTTGGCTGGGAGTCCACATACGATCATTCAGACATGGTAAGTCAGTGagcatttgcagtttttttgatatttttagtgaggaatgattttttttaaaaaccaccaGATGATTTAGGAATCCTCATCTTGTATTGTATCAAGGTTGTTGCGTATTTAAGAATGTTatgttactttaaaaaaaaagagtggtTTTGTCTACGTCTGAGTGGTTTGTGTTCTTCTTAGGCGAGTAAGAAGGCTTCCAATAAGAGACAAAGGGGAGCACAGAAGTCCTGTTCTAATGTCTTCTCCATGTTTGAGCAGAACCAGATACAGGAGTTCAAGGAGGTACAGTGCTGCGTCTTGGAAAcgtgtgatatttcattttcaaattcagattttagGCAATTTACCTCTTCTAGTCAATACAATCGGAATGGACAGAGTGGCCTCACTAACAAACTGCACCAATGACAAGTGTTCCCTGGTTGCGATCAAATTTATTCAGTagagagtaaaaatgtgcaacaaGTTGAAGTTCATTGCTTGAGCAGTTTTGGAAAActtacattttgtaaaattcaaccacaacaaatgaaaaatgacccTTATCTATTTACAGAAATTTCCTTGTCCGATTAAACCAAtgcaacaattttttttctgcaataatAAATTCATCATAATAATATCCTAAATAAAGTTCAGAAgcgcttgtttgtttttataactAAGAAAAGCCTAAGTTGCAATTTATTCTGCATCTGATTATAAAAGAATTTCATCTTCTAAATTatgcagaataaaaaaaaaactattttaataatTCTAATTTCAATTCAATGAATGACAACCTGCTGGTCC
Above is a genomic segment from Amphiprion ocellaris isolate individual 3 ecotype Okinawa chromosome 6, ASM2253959v1, whole genome shotgun sequence containing:
- the gck gene encoding hexokinase-4, whose product is MPCISSHLDQMVKVPHGYSPAADKILMVEQILSEFRLNKEELKEVMKRMQHEMDRGLRLETHEEASVKMLPTYVCSTPEGSEVGDFLALDLGGTNFRVMLVKVGEDEERSWKVETTNQMYSIPEDAMTGTAEMLFDYIAECMSDFLDKHHIKHKKLPLGFTFSFPVRHEDLDKGILLNWTKGFKASGAEGNNVVGLLRDAIKRRGDIEMDVVAMVNDTVATMISCYYEDRSCEVGMIVGTGCNACYMEEMRTVELVEGEEGRMCVNTEWGAFGDNGELEEFRLEYDRVVDESSINPGQQLYEKLISGKYMGELVRLVLMKLVNEDLLFNGEASELLKTRGSFETRYVSQVESDTGDRKQIYNILSSLGVLPSELDCDIVHLVCESVSTRSAHMCGAGLAGVINRMRERRCEESLKITVGVDGSVYKLHPCFRDRFHKVVRDLTPHCDITFIQSEEGSGRGAALISAVACKMAAYMLTQ